TTTTGAAATATTTAATAAAGGAAGAAGTTTGGGAAAAGTTGCCTTAAAAATTAAGGTTATAGCAATAGATGGCTCTCAGCCAAGTATTGGTCAATTCTTAATGCGATGGCTTTTTCGTCTTATTGACATCCCTCTTTACGGTATTGTTGCCATTCTTTCTATCATTATTGGTGGAAAAGGACAGCGTGTAGGTGATATTGTAGCTAAAACAACAGTTATTTCTGATGAAGAAAAAAATCGCTCTGTACAATTTAGACCAATAAAGTTTGATGAACACCATACTGTAACCTACCCACAAGCCATAAGTTTAACGGATAAGCAAGTAAAAATAATTGAAAAAACCCTTGCACTTCCTATTAACTCAAATAGTTATGAATTAGCAATGTTACTTAGTAACAAACTACAGGAAAAACTAGTCATTGACACCTACAAAAAAGGAAACCCATTCCTTAAAATTTTGCTAGATGATTACTATTACTTGACAATACACCAACATTCCAATTTATCAGAATAACGGTTTGGTATTACAACATAGATAAACAAAAAGCCCACTCTTGATAGAACAGTTTTCTACAAAGGGTGGGCTTTTTTCATCAGTCAGACCATCAAGAAGGATGGTGACCATGACCATGCATTCTTTGTTGAATACGCATCTGAAGATCTTCGTATTCGTGTTTTAGATCTTCAGGCACCTTGTTAGGAAGGTCATGGAGTTTTTTAAGCTTAAAGGAAAAGTAAATGCTGAAGCATCCTGTAACTGTTAATGCTAAAGCTGTCCAAAATACAATAGTCAACCCAGCAAACAGAGGATTCCATAGCAGAATAAAGGAGAATATGATTCCCAGTATTCCTACTCCCAATAAATTCCCCCAATCCAGCACTCCGTAATTTTTAAGATCCAAGGCAGTGCTTACAGCTCCAATTGAACGGAACAGGACAACAAATCCTACATAGAAAGGAAGTGTCGTCATTGAAATTTCAGGGTTCAGCAAGAGAAGCAAACCTATGATCAAAGTAAAGATTCCGAAACAAAGCATCCATCCCCAGTTTTCAAGATGGGTACGGTTTGCTATCGAAAATACAATTTCTGATACGCCTGAAAAAATAAATGAAAGACTAAAGATAAGCGCTAGCGCCAGATAAGCTTCAAGCTGAGAAGTGAAGGTCCAGATACCGGCTGCAATAAAGATAATCCCAACTATTAGCGGAACGTACCAATATTTCACCGTTTTTCTGACGGCTTTAAAGAAAGGGTTTGGCATAAGTGTAAGTTTTAAATTCCAATACAGATAAAACCAGTCATTACAATTCTTACTTAATAAACATTTTTCAATGAATATAATTCACTTATGACATAAAGCCGTATTCAGCTAATATACAACCTATATAAGGTAATTGAACATTATGGATTGACCTCTATATGAAATGGCCTTCATAGCCAATAAAGTATATTTCAAACCCTCAATCTCAAAAATCAATGTTTAAACTATATTTTTACAAACCAAATCTATCTGCTTTGGTTTACTAGTTGAAAACTTCAAAAATTGACAATAGATATGAGAACCATCAAAAAAATTCATATAGCTGAATATCGTCCTATTGCAGATCTGGAAACGTATTCACCTATGCCAACTCACAACTTGCCACACATTGATCCTTTCCTGTTTTTGAATCACCATGGCTTTCAAACTTATCCACCAAACAATAACGGACTGCCATTTGGACCACACCCACACAGGGGTATTGAAACAGTCACATTCATTGTTGATGGTGATATAGCACATGAAGACAACAATGGCTACAAAAGTGTGATCAATGGTGGAGGTATTCAATGGATGACCGCAGGCAAGGGATTGATACATGCCGAGACTTCTTCTGAGGAATTTTTAGAAAATGGTGGAGACCTTGAGATTCTTCAATTGTGGGTAAACCTGCCTGCCAAATATAAAATGACCGAGCCTAACTATACCGGCTTACAAGAGGAAGGTATCCCACATATAAAATCTGATGATGGAAAAGTGAGGATTAAAGCCATCAGCGGAAACTGGAATGGAGAAAAAGGCGCTTTTGATTCGCTAACTGATGTATATCTAAGTTCTTTAGAATTTAAAGCTGGAGGAAAGATTTCTTTCGAGGTAGAAGCGGAACGAAATATTCTATTTTATGTCGTAAGAGGGAAGGTATCGGTTAATGGGAAAGAAGTATCAATGCGTCATCTTGTTGAGTTTACAAATGATGGAAAAAATATTGATATTGAGGCAACTGAAGACAGCTTGATTATTTTCGGACATGCATTACCATACAATGAGCCAATCGTTGCTCATGGACCTTTTGTAATGAATTCGATGGAAGAAATCCAGCAAGCTTATCTAGATTATCAAAATGGCAAATTCGGTATCTGGAAAGGGTAAGTCTTCGGTTTAGTAACTCAACTTTTAACACTCTTTGCTATTACTAAACAAACATGAAAAAAAGAAACAAGATCACCTACTGGTCTGTAACGGGATTATTTTGTGCCATGATGCTGATGTCAGCTAGCATGTATGTGTTCAAGTACGAAGAAATTGCTGTCAACTTTGCCGCACTAGGCTATCCCGTTTACTTACTTTACCCATTAGCGGCAGCCAAGGCTTTGGGTGCTATCACCATCCTGACCAAGCCTTCAAACTTCCTGAAAAACCTAGCTTATGCAGGTTTCTTCTACAATTTTGTCATGGCTTTCGGTGCACATATCATGGCTGGTGATGGTGAGTTTGAAGGTGCGCTTGTCGCCTTCTTACTTTTGGGAACTTCTTATTTCTTTGACAGAAAAGTATTTGGTACTTCGTCAGAACTAAAAATTGTTCACGAGCAGGTAGAGGCTTAAAACCAATGATTTCCCTTAGTTATTATTCAATTACTGAGGGAAATCACCTTTATCTTTTGTTAATTTTTCTTATTTAAAAACCTCCTCTATCCTATTGGCAACTGCCTTTATATATTACAATCCTCTATTAACCAATTGAATAATCATTCAATAATACGTTTTAGGTATTTTTAACCGTTATCTCTAGCTAAACTTTTTTAACCATATTTCGTTTCATTTTCGTTACAAAGAATTGATCTAATAAATCCATTGCGATCACGGTTATAGCGATCAGCTAAGTTTTCAATAAGTTTTAACCAACTTCAATGAAGATACAGAAATCCGTTTTTGCATTATTGGTACTACTGTTTTCTCGACATGTCTACGGACAGGATTTTTTGATAAAAGGTAAAGTATCAGATGCAGAGACTAAAGAAGGGATTCCTTTTGCGAACGTCTTCCTCAAAGGCAGCACAAAGGGAACCACTACCGACTTGGACGGTAATTACATCTTACAAACCACCCATACGGCAGACTCTCTAGTCGCCTCATATATTGGTTATCAATCAAAAAGCATAGCGCTTACAAAGGGAAAAAGCAACCAGACCATTGACTTTGAGCTGAATTCTACTGCTTTAAGCTTGAATGAGGTAGTTGTAACTCGCAAAGGGTATGAAAATCCTGCTTGGGATGTAATTGAGAATGTACTCAAGCACAGAAATGAAAATGACTTGAATAAGCTAAAGGCATTTCAGTTTCAGTCATATACCCGTAACGAAATTTACGTCAACAACCTGACGGATAAACTTCGGAATAACCGCACAATCAAACAGATGATTGAAGTGGCTGAACACCATACTGGTACCGACTCAGCTACATCCTTGCCTTTGTTTATTTCGGAGTCAGTTTCTGATATGTACTTTATCAATAATCCTAAAAAGCGGACTGAACACGTACAGAAAACCCGTATGTCAGGCTTGGGCGTAGAGGATGGTTCTGTACTCTCTCAACTTACAGGCGCTGCTTTTCAGGATTATAACTTTTACGATAACTGGGTAAGCATTCTCCAAAAAGGTTTTATTTCCCCAATTGCCTCTGGGTGGAAAGGTTTCTATGAATACGAGCTTGAACTCCAGATGCACGATCTGGATGGTATTCCATGTTATAAGATCACCTTTGAACCTAAAAGGAAAGAAGACCTGGCCTTTACAGGTACTATGTGGATCACGGATGAAGCACATGGTTATGCGCTAAAGAAAATTGATGCTAAAGTCAGTGAGTCTGCCAATATCAACTTTGTAGAAGGCATTGAGATTCAGCAGGAGCTGATACAACCTGAAAAAGGGAGTGCTTGGTTACCGAAAAACACAAGGATAAAAATACAAGCCAAAAACCTCAACGACAGATGGGGTGGGCTATTGGTTGATACCAAAGTGGCTAACCAAAACTTTATCGTCAACCAAGAAAAACCATCCACCTTCTACCTTCAGGATATCATCATTGAGAAAGATGCAAATGACCCTGCAGAAGAAACCTATTGGAGCAGCAGCAGACCTGATCCACTTACGGAAGAAGAACAACAGGTAATTAATACTGTTGAGTCTATCAAGACATTGCCAAGGGTAAAAAACCTAGTCAATGTACTTGATATTGCCTTTAATGGCTATATCAATGTTGGTAAGATCGATTTGGGTACATACACCCATGTTTATGCCAATAATGACATAGAAAAGCACCGTTTCAGACTTGGAGCCACTACCAACGTGGATTTCAGTACCAAATATGTACTGGCAGGTTATTTAGGGTATGGTACGGGAGACAACAAGCTCAAGTACAATATGACCTTCCGTTATATTGCCAACAGAATCAAGTGGACTCAATTTGGTTTTATGCATCAGTATGACCTACAGCGTGTCGGTATCTTTGATGATGACCTAAACCAGGACCCTGCTTTTATGGCTGCCACCAGATGGGGCGAACAAACACAAGCTTATTATAATGAGCTATCTAGGTTTTGGTTCCAAACCGACCTAACGAAAGGTGTTACAGCAAAAGTTACTTTAAGAAGAAGCTCTTTTGATCCTGCTTTTGACTTTGAATACAGCCTTGACCCTGAAAAACCAGAACTAAGTGGTAGCAACTATGTAAATGCAGAAGTAGTTGGTGAGCTAAAGATTGCTCCAGGTCATAAGATGTTTTATACAGAGTACAATACCCGCGCTGTATTCACTACAGATGACAGACCTGCGCTAACGTTACGTTATTCTTATGGAATCCCTAACCTATTGGGAAGTCAGTTTGAATACCAAAAATTCTATGCTGGTATTGACCACTCTTTCCGTATGGGGCGCTTTGGTAAAACCAGCTATCAGCTGTCTGGTACTTACATTCCTGATGTACTGCCTTATCCAATGCTTGGAGTACATTTGGGCAATGAGCTTCCTGTATTTTACAATGCATATGCCTTTAACCTGATGAACTTTATGGAATTTGTCAGTGACCAATATGCATCACTCAATCTGGAGCATCATTTTGAAGGTCTCATTGCCAACAGAATTCCAATATTAAATAAACTAAATGTTAGGTTATTTGCCACTTCCAGAATCCTATACGGTTCACTGAGTGACGAAAATAAAGCCGCTATTCTGTCTGACATTCCTGAAGACCACTTAAAAAGTCTGAATGGAGAGCCATATGCAGAAGTTGGTTATGGAATGGAAAATATCTTTAAGATTATACGGGTTGACTTTGTCCATAGACTTACCCACACTGATGGTCATGCCCCAGAGTTTGCTATCAAGATATCAGGTCAGCTAAGCCTATAATTTTTATTTAAAAACTATTTCAAAGCCCAATCATGATAAATGATTGGGCTTTGTTTTTATGGAAATAGCACTATTCTTTATTTTATTTGGATAATTATTGAGTTTACAGTGTAATCATTCAACAACTCTACTTTTCAACCAACATCAATTCTGATTAAATGAAACGAGTTTTACTTTTCTCATTCGTACTCTTTACATGTTTATCATGTCAAAAGAATACGTCTCAAATATCGCCTTCTGCCACATCGAGCCAGACAGATTATACACAGTATGTAAATCCTTTTATTGGAACAAGTAAGATGGGACATACCTTTCCAGGGGCAACAGCGCCATTCGGGATGGTTCAGCTAAGTCCTCAAACCAACTTTGAGGTAATGTTCAAGGAAGATGGCAGCTACAATTCCACAACCTACGAATACTGTGCGGGCTATCAGCATAAAGATTCGACCATTTTAGGATTTGCCCATACCAGCTTCAGTGGTACAGGACATTCAGACTTAGGTGATTTTCTGGTAATGCCTACCACAGGTGACCTGATTCTTGATCCACTGGAAACTGAAACAGGTAAAAAAGGATTCTACTCTACTTTCTCTCATGACAAAGAAGAAGCCTCACCAGGCTACTATAAAGTCAAACTGGACAGTTATGGCATTACTGCTGAGCTGACTTCCACTGAACGTGTCGGATATCACAGATATACCTTCCCACAATCCGATAATGCCCACATCCTATTGGATCTTGTATACAATATATACCATCACGACAACAAGAATGTATGGACATTTATCCGTGTAGAAAATGACTCAACCGTTACGGGTTACAGACAGACAAAAGGCTGGGCTCGTACCAGAAAAGTTTATTTTGCCATGCACTTCTCTAAACCATTCAAGAGTTATGGGCATAAGAAATATGATAAGGTAACTTACAACGGGTTCTACAGAAGGTTTAATGAAACGGAAAATTTCCCTGAAATGGCAGGAAAAGACATCCGAGCATATTTCAATTTTGATACAGAGCAAAATGAGGAAATTGAAGTAAAGTTTGCGCTTTCTTCAGTAAGTACAGAAGGTGCCTTGAAAAACCTGAATGCTGAAATACCTCACTGGGACTTTGAGAAAACAAGGGAAGAAACAAAACAGCAATGGAATAAAGAGCTATCCAAAATAGAAGCTGAAACCATCACAGAAAAAGAGAAGACAACTTTTTATACAGCTTTGTATCATACTATGCTTAGCCCCACTATTTACGAAGATGTCGATGGACAGTATATGGGACTGGATCAAAATGTCCACACTTCCGAAGGATTTACCAACTACACTACTTTTTCGCTATGGGATACTTACAGGGCATTACACCCACTGTTCAATGTGCTTCAACCAAAGCGTAACAATGATATGATCAAATCCATGTTGGCACACCATGACCAAAGTGTACACCATATGCTCCCTATTTGGAGTCATTATGCCAACGAAAACTGGTGTATGATCGGTTACCATGCTACTTCAGTAATTGCCGATGCCATCTCCAAAGATGTAGGAGATTTCGATAGACAAAAAGCCTTACAAGCTTCAGTCAATACGGCAAAGGTTCCATACTTTGATGGAGTAGGCGATTATATGGAATACCACTTTGTTCCTGATGATAAGAGCCATTCATCTGTATCCAAAACATTGGAATATGCCTATAATGATTGGTGTATTGCCCAAATGGCTAAGAGTGTAGGTGACAATAAGACAAAAGAGGAATTTTTGGGTCGATCAGAATATTACAATAATGTTTATGATCCAAAAATTGGGTATATGCGTCCAAAATTATCCAATGGACAATTCAAGGAAGGATTTGATCCGCTTGATACCTATGGACAGGGTTTTATAGAGGGAAATGCATGGAACTATGGACTGTACGTTCCTCATCAGCTCGACAAGATGGTTGCGATGATGGGTGGCAAAGCACAGCTTAGCCAACACTTGGACTCACTATTTTCAATGGAGCTTGCGGATAAGTACATTGAAAACCATGAGGACATTACCCGAGATGGCATAATTGGTATTTATGTACATGGCAATGAACCAGGACACCACATCCCATACCTATATAACTGGACTGGTGACACTCACAAGACGCAAGCACGTGTAAGGATGATTATGGATACCATGTATGGTCCGACAGTTGATGGACTTTGTGGCAATGATGATGCGGGACAAATGAGTGCTTGGTATATTTTCAGCAGCTTGGGTTTCTACCCAGTTACGCCAGGATCAGGTGAATATGCTGTAGGAAGTCCATCACTGAAGGCAGCTACAATACATTTGGAAAATGGAAAGGTGCTTAAAGTCAAAGCAACAAACCAAAGTAAGGACAATGTTTATGTAGATAAGGTTATAGTAAATGGTAAAACATTGGACGGATTCGTTTTGCCACATTCCGATATCAAACAAGGTGGTGAAATTGAATTTATCATGAGTAACTCACCTAAAAAAAGAGGTGCCTAAATTCTCAGAAAAAAATATACAAGAAAGCCTGCTAACTACTAGCAGGCTTTTTTATTATATCATTACACCGACCAAAGACAAGGCTGATACAGTCACCCACAATACTACCCCCATCAATATTGGCTTCCAGCCCGTCTCTCCTACTACTTTAGGAGATAGCCCCAATCCAATCAGAAAGAGTGAAACGACTAACCCTTTTTTAGCGATCATTACAATCAGAGGCGAGACAATATGAATAGAAGGAAAGAAAGTACTGACCAACATGGCAATGACAAAGAAGAATATAAAATAGGGTATACTCACCTTACGATTACTTTCCTTATTCCCTTTTACTATAAATGTCGAAATAAAAGCAACTGGAATAATCCATAAAGCCCTAGCCAACTTGACAGTAGTGGCGACTTTCAACGCCTCTTCCCCATAGATACTAGCTGCACCTACTACAGCACTTGTATCATGAATAGCGATCGCAGACCAAGTGCCAAACTGTTGTTGAGAAAGAGAGAATAAGTGTCCTATATAAGGAAAAACAAACAGTGCTATGGCATTCAGAATAAATACTGTACCCAACGCAATTGACATTTGCTCTTTCTTCGCATCTATACAAGGTCCTGTTGCGGCAATGGCACTACCTCCACATATAGCAGTACCAGCACTTATCAAGTACCCCACCTTGAAATCTACCTTCAACCATTTGGCTAGCAATATTCCAGAAAGCAACGTCAATACGACTGAAACCAAAATCATCACAAAACCTGATTGCCCTGCCTTTAAGGCCACAAAAAGGTTCTGACCAAACCCCAACCCCACAACTGAATACTGCAAAAGTTGCTTACTTAGTTTAGCTGAAAGCGATTCGAATGGATTACTGAAGAAAAAGGCAATCAACACACCCAAAAAAAGTGCAATAGGTGCAGAACCCCAAGGAGATAGGCAACAACAGATAGAAATCCCTATCATTAAGAATGAAACCGGACGGCTGGCAGTAATAGCTTTCATAAGATAGTTTGTCAGTTATTTGCATTAGCACTTATGACAAAACTAAGTCTATGAACTTCTATTACCAATAGTAATTATTCATAGTTTATAACTAAAAGTTATAATGCGACGATCAACCAAATTGATGATAATACTGTAAATACTTGAGTAACTGAGCAGCCATACCATGAGGAGCGGGTCCTTGTGGATAAATGACATAAAACATCCGGTTGATATCCAATCCTTCTACATCCAATATTTTTAAGCTTCCAGCCTTAATGTCCATCATAACAGAAGGAACAGAAAAGAACCCAATGCTATCAGTCGTCTTGACAAAAGTTTTGATAGCTTCTGTACTGTCAAGTTGCATGACAATATTCATATCAACAACCCTTAACCCTAATTGCTTTTCGAGCTCCTGCTCCAAAATATCCAAAGTTCCAGATCCCTTCTCCCTTAAGATTACAGGCATTGTTTTTAACTGATCAACATTCAGGGTATCTAGTTGTGCATATTTCCCTTCGGCATTTACCAACACAGCTATCTCATCTCTTATGATAGGTTCATAATGTAGGTTCCTGTTGTTAGGAAGACCTTCTACAATTCCGAAATCTATCTCTCCCCTTATCAGCTTTTCCTGCACCTGCTGGGTGTTGCCACTTTCCACTTTCACTTTTACATCAGGATGCTTTTTGTAAAAATGCGCCAATGCAAAAGGCAGGATATATTGGGCTATCGTGGTACTGGCCCCTACTCGCAATGAACCTGAAAAACGTTGTCGAATATCACTCAATTCCAACTCCAAAGACTGCTGAAGTGCAACTCCTTTATGATAATACGCCAACACCAACTTTCCAGCTTCTGTCAATGCTATAAATTGTCCTTTTCTGTCTACCAGTCTTACTTCTAATTCTTTTTCAAGCTCTTTTACCTGTTTAGTTACAGCAGGCTGTGAAATTTCCAGCTGCATGGCTGCCTTCGTAAAACTCCCATGTTCTGCCACAGCTGCAAAAACGACTATTCTGTGATGAAGCATTTGGTTGTCAATTATAAAAAATAGTTATCACCCAACTCTTAATCCATTTGGTACAGGTCGCTCCGGTTGCAACAATGTTACCTCTCCAGCTTCTCCAACAGCCCCCAATACAAGACATTCACTCATAATATTGGCAATCTGCTTAGGCGGAAAATTGACAACTGCAATCACCTGCTTACCTATCAGTTTTTCTGGTTGATAAAGCTTGGTGATTTGCGCTGAAGTTTTACGGATTCCCAATTCTTCTCCAAAATCTACCTGTAACTTCAGTGCTGGATTTCTGGCTTTTTCAAAAACCTCAGCTTCCATTACAGTTCCTACCCTCATTTCTACTCTAGCAAATTCACTCCAACTTAAATGCTCTTCCATGACCTTCATTTTTAAGTAAAAAAATATCCCGCTGGCCTCACCAACGGGATGATTTCTTGTATCAATATAAAAAGAGATGATTATACATCCCAAAGATTTTCCATAGAATAAGAGGAACCTTCCATCGCCCAAAATGAGCCATCAATAAAACGATAACCTTTATCCAAGGACGCTATCTGCTTCATGTCCTCTGCATCCAACTTTACATTGGCAGCCTCAAGATTCTGCTTCAGACGTTCTGGATTAACCGATTTTGGTATCACTGCTGTTCCTCTCTGTGCTGCCCAAGCAATCATTACTTGCGCTGCCGAACATTGGTGCTTATCTGCAATATTCAGCACCGTTTCATCTTTAAACAGGTTCGGTTCATTCTCTTTTTTCGCTTGTGCAGCTCTATCTTTAGACCCCAATGGAGAATAGGCTGTCATATGGATCTGGTTGCTTTTACAATAGTCAAAAAGCTCTAGCTGCTGCAAATAAGGGTGCGCTTCTACCTGATTCATCTCAGGCTTGACAGTAGCCTTACTCATAAGGTCTTCCAGCTTCTTCACACTAAAGTTGGACACGCCAATATGCCTTACCAACCCTGCTTCTACACATGCTTCCATCGCCTGCCAAGTCTCTATAATTGGCACCTGTTCCAGACTCAGGAAATCATCTGACTGACTTGGGAACTCAACTC
This portion of the Limibacter armeniacum genome encodes:
- a CDS encoding GH92 family glycosyl hydrolase, with the protein product MKRVLLFSFVLFTCLSCQKNTSQISPSATSSQTDYTQYVNPFIGTSKMGHTFPGATAPFGMVQLSPQTNFEVMFKEDGSYNSTTYEYCAGYQHKDSTILGFAHTSFSGTGHSDLGDFLVMPTTGDLILDPLETETGKKGFYSTFSHDKEEASPGYYKVKLDSYGITAELTSTERVGYHRYTFPQSDNAHILLDLVYNIYHHDNKNVWTFIRVENDSTVTGYRQTKGWARTRKVYFAMHFSKPFKSYGHKKYDKVTYNGFYRRFNETENFPEMAGKDIRAYFNFDTEQNEEIEVKFALSSVSTEGALKNLNAEIPHWDFEKTREETKQQWNKELSKIEAETITEKEKTTFYTALYHTMLSPTIYEDVDGQYMGLDQNVHTSEGFTNYTTFSLWDTYRALHPLFNVLQPKRNNDMIKSMLAHHDQSVHHMLPIWSHYANENWCMIGYHATSVIADAISKDVGDFDRQKALQASVNTAKVPYFDGVGDYMEYHFVPDDKSHSSVSKTLEYAYNDWCIAQMAKSVGDNKTKEEFLGRSEYYNNVYDPKIGYMRPKLSNGQFKEGFDPLDTYGQGFIEGNAWNYGLYVPHQLDKMVAMMGGKAQLSQHLDSLFSMELADKYIENHEDITRDGIIGIYVHGNEPGHHIPYLYNWTGDTHKTQARVRMIMDTMYGPTVDGLCGNDDAGQMSAWYIFSSLGFYPVTPGSGEYAVGSPSLKAATIHLENGKVLKVKATNQSKDNVYVDKVIVNGKTLDGFVLPHSDIKQGGEIEFIMSNSPKKRGA
- a CDS encoding DUF5686 and carboxypeptidase-like regulatory domain-containing protein, translated to MKIQKSVFALLVLLFSRHVYGQDFLIKGKVSDAETKEGIPFANVFLKGSTKGTTTDLDGNYILQTTHTADSLVASYIGYQSKSIALTKGKSNQTIDFELNSTALSLNEVVVTRKGYENPAWDVIENVLKHRNENDLNKLKAFQFQSYTRNEIYVNNLTDKLRNNRTIKQMIEVAEHHTGTDSATSLPLFISESVSDMYFINNPKKRTEHVQKTRMSGLGVEDGSVLSQLTGAAFQDYNFYDNWVSILQKGFISPIASGWKGFYEYELELQMHDLDGIPCYKITFEPKRKEDLAFTGTMWITDEAHGYALKKIDAKVSESANINFVEGIEIQQELIQPEKGSAWLPKNTRIKIQAKNLNDRWGGLLVDTKVANQNFIVNQEKPSTFYLQDIIIEKDANDPAEETYWSSSRPDPLTEEEQQVINTVESIKTLPRVKNLVNVLDIAFNGYINVGKIDLGTYTHVYANNDIEKHRFRLGATTNVDFSTKYVLAGYLGYGTGDNKLKYNMTFRYIANRIKWTQFGFMHQYDLQRVGIFDDDLNQDPAFMAATRWGEQTQAYYNELSRFWFQTDLTKGVTAKVTLRRSSFDPAFDFEYSLDPEKPELSGSNYVNAEVVGELKIAPGHKMFYTEYNTRAVFTTDDRPALTLRYSYGIPNLLGSQFEYQKFYAGIDHSFRMGRFGKTSYQLSGTYIPDVLPYPMLGVHLGNELPVFYNAYAFNLMNFMEFVSDQYASLNLEHHFEGLIANRIPILNKLNVRLFATSRILYGSLSDENKAAILSDIPEDHLKSLNGEPYAEVGYGMENIFKIIRVDFVHRLTHTDGHAPEFAIKISGQLSL
- a CDS encoding aldo/keto reductase; its protein translation is MEKLEFSNGDKMPSIGLGTWKSSPGEVYNAIVEALKIGYRHIDCAAIYGNETEIGQAFLKVLSEGNIKREELWITSKLWNNAHQPEDVMPALKKTLHDLQLEYLNLYLIHWPVVLRKGVEFPSQSDDFLSLEQVPIIETWQAMEACVEAGLVRHIGVSNFSVKKLEDLMSKATVKPEMNQVEAHPYLQQLELFDYCKSNQIHMTAYSPLGSKDRAAQAKKENEPNLFKDETVLNIADKHQCSAAQVMIAWAAQRGTAVIPKSVNPERLKQNLEAANVKLDAEDMKQIASLDKGYRFIDGSFWAMEGSSYSMENLWDV
- a CDS encoding pirin family protein; the protein is MRTIKKIHIAEYRPIADLETYSPMPTHNLPHIDPFLFLNHHGFQTYPPNNNGLPFGPHPHRGIETVTFIVDGDIAHEDNNGYKSVINGGGIQWMTAGKGLIHAETSSEEFLENGGDLEILQLWVNLPAKYKMTEPNYTGLQEEGIPHIKSDDGKVRIKAISGNWNGEKGAFDSLTDVYLSSLEFKAGGKISFEVEAERNILFYVVRGKVSVNGKEVSMRHLVEFTNDGKNIDIEATEDSLIIFGHALPYNEPIVAHGPFVMNSMEEIQQAYLDYQNGKFGIWKG
- a CDS encoding HdeD family acid-resistance protein; amino-acid sequence: MPNPFFKAVRKTVKYWYVPLIVGIIFIAAGIWTFTSQLEAYLALALIFSLSFIFSGVSEIVFSIANRTHLENWGWMLCFGIFTLIIGLLLLLNPEISMTTLPFYVGFVVLFRSIGAVSTALDLKNYGVLDWGNLLGVGILGIIFSFILLWNPLFAGLTIVFWTALALTVTGCFSIYFSFKLKKLHDLPNKVPEDLKHEYEDLQMRIQQRMHGHGHHPS
- a CDS encoding YeiH family protein; its protein translation is MKAITASRPVSFLMIGISICCCLSPWGSAPIALFLGVLIAFFFSNPFESLSAKLSKQLLQYSVVGLGFGQNLFVALKAGQSGFVMILVSVVLTLLSGILLAKWLKVDFKVGYLISAGTAICGGSAIAATGPCIDAKKEQMSIALGTVFILNAIALFVFPYIGHLFSLSQQQFGTWSAIAIHDTSAVVGAASIYGEEALKVATTVKLARALWIIPVAFISTFIVKGNKESNRKVSIPYFIFFFVIAMLVSTFFPSIHIVSPLIVMIAKKGLVVSLFLIGLGLSPKVVGETGWKPILMGVVLWVTVSALSLVGVMI
- a CDS encoding RDD family protein, with amino-acid sequence MKHVSFQNSQNVTLSYTPATVTRRIGAYLIDNLILGALFIVLLLIVNSTQSEEALKTLIYLAIFFYLLYPVLFEIFNKGRSLGKVALKIKVIAIDGSQPSIGQFLMRWLFRLIDIPLYGIVAILSIIIGGKGQRVGDIVAKTTVISDEEKNRSVQFRPIKFDEHHTVTYPQAISLTDKQVKIIEKTLALPINSNSYELAMLLSNKLQEKLVIDTYKKGNPFLKILLDDYYYLTIHQHSNLSE
- a CDS encoding tRNA-binding protein, coding for MEEHLSWSEFARVEMRVGTVMEAEVFEKARNPALKLQVDFGEELGIRKTSAQITKLYQPEKLIGKQVIAVVNFPPKQIANIMSECLVLGAVGEAGEVTLLQPERPVPNGLRVG
- a CDS encoding LysR family transcriptional regulator, with product MLHHRIVVFAAVAEHGSFTKAAMQLEISQPAVTKQVKELEKELEVRLVDRKGQFIALTEAGKLVLAYYHKGVALQQSLELELSDIRQRFSGSLRVGASTTIAQYILPFALAHFYKKHPDVKVKVESGNTQQVQEKLIRGEIDFGIVEGLPNNRNLHYEPIIRDEIAVLVNAEGKYAQLDTLNVDQLKTMPVILREKGSGTLDILEQELEKQLGLRVVDMNIVMQLDSTEAIKTFVKTTDSIGFFSVPSVMMDIKAGSLKILDVEGLDINRMFYVIYPQGPAPHGMAAQLLKYLQYYHQFG
- a CDS encoding DoxX family protein, which encodes MKKRNKITYWSVTGLFCAMMLMSASMYVFKYEEIAVNFAALGYPVYLLYPLAAAKALGAITILTKPSNFLKNLAYAGFFYNFVMAFGAHIMAGDGEFEGALVAFLLLGTSYFFDRKVFGTSSELKIVHEQVEA